One stretch of Zhihengliuella flava DNA includes these proteins:
- a CDS encoding NAD(P)/FAD-dependent oxidoreductase yields MPNTPQLSDRPRILVVGGGYVGLYVAKNLQKKVKAHGGIVTVVDPLPYMTYQPFLPEVAGGQIEARHAIVSHRTHLPDAELVTGRVTAVDHANRKAVVVPAEGEPFELTYQDVVMAAGAVTRTFPIPGLAEAGIGLKTIEEAVALRNKVLERIETASLLPAGPEREAALTFVVVGGGFAGIEAITELEDMVRSAVKKNERVEQDEIRFKLVEAMGRIMPEVTEEQAEWVVAHMRSRGIEVLLNTSLAKAEDGVLELTDMTDKSSAGSFGADTLLWTAGVMANPMVRSTDFALEPRGRIVTGQDLRIMNEDRTEVVEGAWAAGDVSAVPDVTGGLPDGTCVPNAQHAVRQAKLLAKNIYAHRYGVGTVTPYVHKNLGAVAGFGTWKGVAKVMGIKMKGGLAWLAHRGYHGMAMPTFERKARVIGGWIGSFVWGRDITPVYDLEEPRSAFVDAATPKPKPEEKKGDAQGSDAKSSQKAGASA; encoded by the coding sequence ATGCCTAACACTCCCCAGCTCTCGGACCGTCCGCGCATTCTGGTTGTCGGCGGTGGCTACGTCGGCCTCTACGTCGCGAAGAACCTGCAGAAAAAGGTTAAGGCCCACGGCGGCATCGTGACCGTCGTCGACCCGCTGCCCTACATGACCTACCAGCCCTTCTTGCCGGAGGTGGCCGGCGGCCAGATCGAGGCCCGTCACGCCATCGTCTCTCACCGGACCCACTTGCCTGACGCCGAGTTGGTGACCGGCCGCGTCACCGCCGTGGACCACGCCAACCGTAAGGCCGTCGTCGTGCCCGCCGAGGGCGAGCCGTTCGAGCTGACGTATCAGGACGTCGTCATGGCCGCCGGCGCGGTGACGCGAACCTTCCCGATCCCCGGCTTGGCCGAGGCGGGCATCGGCCTGAAGACCATCGAGGAGGCCGTGGCGCTGCGCAACAAGGTGCTTGAGCGCATCGAGACGGCCTCGCTGTTGCCCGCCGGACCCGAGCGTGAAGCGGCCCTGACCTTCGTCGTCGTTGGCGGCGGATTCGCCGGCATCGAGGCCATCACCGAACTTGAGGACATGGTCCGCAGCGCGGTGAAGAAGAACGAGCGTGTGGAGCAGGACGAGATCCGCTTCAAGCTCGTCGAGGCCATGGGCCGGATCATGCCGGAGGTCACCGAGGAGCAGGCCGAGTGGGTCGTCGCCCACATGCGTTCCCGCGGTATCGAGGTCCTGCTGAACACCTCGCTGGCCAAGGCTGAGGACGGCGTCCTCGAGCTGACGGATATGACCGACAAGTCTTCGGCCGGTTCCTTCGGTGCGGACACCCTCTTGTGGACCGCCGGCGTGATGGCGAACCCCATGGTGCGTTCCACGGACTTCGCGCTCGAGCCGCGCGGCCGGATCGTCACCGGACAGGACCTGCGCATCATGAACGAGGACCGTACCGAGGTCGTCGAGGGCGCTTGGGCGGCCGGCGACGTCTCCGCGGTCCCGGACGTCACGGGCGGATTGCCGGACGGCACCTGCGTGCCGAATGCCCAGCACGCCGTGCGCCAGGCCAAGCTGCTGGCGAAGAACATTTACGCCCACCGCTACGGCGTCGGCACCGTCACCCCCTATGTTCACAAGAACCTGGGTGCCGTGGCCGGCTTTGGTACCTGGAAGGGTGTCGCCAAGGTGATGGGCATCAAGATGAAGGGCGGACTGGCGTGGCTGGCTCACCGCGGTTACCACGGTATGGCCATGCCGACCTTCGAGCGCAAGGCCCGCGTGATCGGCGGCTGGATCGGTTCGTTCGTGTGGGGCCGCGATATCACTCCGGTGTATGACCTCGAGGAACCGCGTAGCGCGTTCGTCGATGCGGCCACGCCGAAGCCGAAGCCCGAAGAGAAGAAGGGCGACGCTCAGGGATCTGACGCAAAGTCGTCGCAGAAGGCCGGAGCAAGCGCCTGA